From a region of the Tiliqua scincoides isolate rTilSci1 chromosome 4, rTilSci1.hap2, whole genome shotgun sequence genome:
- the SMIM29 gene encoding small integral membrane protein 29: MSNSTTPTSAGPTNDSLVGYVLVPFFLITIVGIIVAVMMYIQKKRRYDRLRHHLLPMYSYDPAEELHEAEQELLVEAEDTKVMRGWGGYQPYRASFMDVKA; encoded by the exons ATGAGTAACAGCACCACGCCCACCTCTGCTGGGCCAACCAACGACTCCTTGGTGGGCTATGTGCTGGTGCCATTTTTCCTTATTACTATTGTTGGGATCATCGTGGCTGTG ATGATGTACATCCAGAAGAAGAGGAG GTATGACCGGCTACGTCATCACTTGCTGCCAATGTACAGCTATGATCCTGCGGAGGAGCTGCATGAGGCTGAGCAGGAACTCCTGGTGGAGGCAGAGGATACTAAG GTGATGCGAGGGTGGGGAGGATACCAGCCTTATCGTGCTTCGTTTATGGATGTGAAAGCTTAA